The Mya arenaria isolate MELC-2E11 chromosome 16, ASM2691426v1 genome includes a window with the following:
- the LOC128222626 gene encoding CBP80/20-dependent translation initiation factor-like produces MATHGKGRGRGRGLLGREVEGEGLPRPGGGDPAANRIPVTNGSADETIPSEQVPKPSSASSQESLSEIQSLLDNLTLDISDEDLDKILELSDQVAEDQESIKRLSEMVYSKCVSDREFAKTGAFICDKLAALEINGTKFRSSLLSLVQADYKEKDNLRSQSTSKFLNSFSMMCQIFGTMRTAGGEVFKPLVGPVFEFIMVIIDDPQCNSDEYEVLNEQLQSIGRDLELNDREKMEQLIEKIRLKIIKGNSTAQARCTLLEVVECYCRGWKNLSNDVTRFYCDTMMDILTD; encoded by the exons ATGGCGACGCATGGAAAAGGAAGAGGCAGGGGACGAGGATTACTGGGCCGTGAGGTCGAGGGGGAAGGGCTACCTAGACCTGGCGGTGGAGATCCGGCAGCAAACAGG ATCCCAGTAACCAATGGCTCAGCAGATGAAACAATACCTTCTGAACAAGTTCCAAAACCATCCTCTGCCTCATCTCAGGAAAGCTTGTCCGAGATTCAGTCACTTCTTGACAACCTTACATTGGATATCTCAGACGAAGACCTAGACAAAATTTTAGAACTTTCGGACCAAGTTGCTGAAGATCAAGAGAGCATTAAACGTCTCAGTGAGATGGTGTATTCCAAATGTGTATCAGATAGAGAGTTCGCAAAAACTGGTGCATTTATATGTGATAAACTAGCTGCCTTGGAAATTAATGGAACCAAGTTTAGATCATCTCTATTGTCACTTGTGCAAGCTGATTATAAAG AAAAGGACAATCTCAGGTCTCAGTCCACTTCGAAATTCCTCAACTCATTCAGCATGATGTGTCAGATATTCGGAACGATGCGGACAGCAGGAGGGGAAGTGTTCAAGCCACTGGTCGGTCCAGTGTTTGAGTTTATTATGGTCATAATTGATGATCCTCAGTGTAACAGTGATGAATATGAGGTGCTAAATGAACAA TTGCAGTCTATAGGGCGAGACCTGGAACTCAATGACAGGGAAAAGATGGAGCAGCTAATTGAGAAAATCAGACTGAAGATCATCAAGGGGAA CTCAACAGCCCAAGCCAGATGTACACTGCTAGAAGTTGTTGAATGTTATTGTCGGGGCTGGAAGAATTTATCCAACGATGTTACGAGATTTTATTGCGATACCATGATGGACATTCTTACAGACTGA